In Exiguobacterium sp. 9-2, the genomic window AAAATTATCGGGACTGTCGTCTTTTGGGTTCTCATGGTCTTCGTCCTGATCTTGGTCTTCAATATCCTTAATCTGAACATCATTGCGGGACCACTTGCGGATACGATGAGTACATTGCTCGCGGCAATCCCAAATATCCTAAAAGCAGCCCTCATCCTCCTCTTGGCATATGTCATCGCGGTCGTTCTCCGCATGATCATCGTCAAAGCAGGTACGAAGCTGATGGCGAACGACAAAGTACGTTCGAACAAGATGCTTCAAGGTCAGACAGATCTTTCAGCTTATCCAAAAATCGCAGGGGAGATCGTCTTCTACCTCGTCTTGCTTCTGTTCCTACCAGGTGTACTTGGTGCGTTGAACATTGAGAGTGTCTCACAACCGTTTAGCCAATTGTTATCGTCATTCCTTGGATTCATTCCACGCTTGATTGCTGCGGCAGCCATCTTCTTCGTTGGCTTCCTCGTAGCGAAAATCGTCCGCGATATCGTGACGAATTTCCTTCATGCTGTTGGAACGGATAAATTTGCATCTCGCTTCAATCTTGGGTCAAATGATCAAAAAGATTCGAAATCACTGTCGTCGATTCTTGGAACAGTCGTCTTCATCTTGATTCTGATTCCAATCACGATTTCAGCACTTGATCAATTAAATATTAAAGGAATTACAGGACCAGCGATCAACATGTTGAACGATGTCCTCGGTATGATTCCGAACATCATCGTCGGTGTCGTTCTGATTCTTGTCGGTCTTTATGTCGGACGTTTCATCAAGAAATTCGTTACAGATCTCTTGTCACGTCTTGGATTCAACAACCTAACACGTCACTTGAAAATCGGGACGTGGGATGCGAACCAAGCGTCTACATCACCAGCTTCCATCGTTGGTGCACTCGTTGAGATCGTCATCGTCGTTCTCTTCGTCGTCGAAGCCTTCAACTTGATTGGTCTTGATTTCATGGTCGACCTCGGTCGTGCCGTCCTTGCTTTCTTGCCAAGCGTCTTGACAGCGATCATCATTCTCGCG contains:
- a CDS encoding mechanosensitive ion channel; translation: MNNIWNGTSLNLNGILGSLGNLLGAIIVFLIGWLIAKLIANGIQKALEKSGVVNKLSPQKEGAPPKKKKWTPEKIIGTVVFWVLMVFVLILVFNILNLNIIAGPLADTMSTLLAAIPNILKAALILLLAYVIAVVLRMIIVKAGTKLMANDKVRSNKMLQGQTDLSAYPKIAGEIVFYLVLLLFLPGVLGALNIESVSQPFSQLLSSFLGFIPRLIAAAAIFFVGFLVAKIVRDIVTNFLHAVGTDKFASRFNLGSNDQKDSKSLSSILGTVVFILILIPITISALDQLNIKGITGPAINMLNDVLGMIPNIIVGVVLILVGLYVGRFIKKFVTDLLSRLGFNNLTRHLKIGTWDANQASTSPASIVGALVEIVIVVLFVVEAFNLIGLDFMVDLGRAVLAFLPSVLTAIIILAIGIIVSNLVKRTMDSLFGNSELKVLSIVAKYAILALAVFMALDQLGVADTIVNSAFILILGALALAFGLAFGLGGRDNASRYLDRLQKKAENTEVDTSNLPSKSASTSSSPSLKDAAKGAASQAADDVTPDRAPRSARSSSTDETTHGTPKGALPENDLAQQDDYPIDPNDHKGPNLDHPNNRPNLDHPNDRP